The genomic DNA TTCTGTTATCTAAGGATGCATCATATGCTTATTTGACGGATTTTGTTGCATTGAGtgataatgaagatgaaaatggGAATGAGAGTTATGTGGCTAACGGTCCAGAAAGACTAAGATTCTATTAAGTGAgtttattgattttttttagtgcAATATAAACATTTACATAAAATATGGACATATACGAAAAACAGGGAAAAAGCTCCCTTTCAAGTAAAAACTGAGTGTTTTTGGATGCCTTCATCTAGTTGCCAAAGGTGAAGGCCTTAGGATCAATAGGAGTTCCATCGGGGGCAATACCATTTTGCCCGAACTTTCTTTCCATGTATAACAGTCTAGCCTTATCAAAGTCTAGGTTGTCATTTtccataattttttttatttcattcttgGAAATATCATCCAAGCCACCTCTTGTGTCATTACTATTTTCTGagataatatcaaaattaCTGGAATGGAGACCATTTTCGAGATCATCGGTAAAGGAATCATTTAAACGTATTGGCCTGTTGAAACGGGAATTCAACTTTAAACGCAGTTCACGAAGCTTGTCGGCTAACACGGTTGTTAGTACATTAATCACATTTTTCACTTTGCCATTCATTATAATTTTAGATTTACATACCAACTTTGGTTTTCCGGTGCACCATAAAGAGGCATAAAGACAATAGTACAGCCCAGAAAAGTATTTTAAGATAGAATAGACCCCACATTTTTGTACTTACAATTCCTGAAGATTAgttgtatatatttttcttcgaatTGGTGGCAGTTTATATTCACCTCCCAGCTGACTTTTAGataccctttttttttc from Saccharomyces mikatae IFO 1815 strain IFO1815 genome assembly, chromosome: 3 includes the following:
- the SMKI03G0480 gene encoding uncharacterized protein (similar to Saccharomyces cerevisiae YCL012C; ancestral locus Anc_1.407) produces the protein MWGLFYLKILFWAVLLSLCLFMVHRKTKVADKLRELRLKLNSRFNRPIRLNDSFTDDLENGLHSSNFDIISENSNDTRGGLDDISKNEIKKIMENDNLDFDKARLLYMERKFGQNGIAPDGTPIDPKAFTFGN